In a genomic window of Strix aluco isolate bStrAlu1 chromosome 3, bStrAlu1.hap1, whole genome shotgun sequence:
- the SLC35A1 gene encoding CMP-sialic acid transporter isoform X2, with product MSPPKENVSLLFKLYCLTVMTLVAATYTVALRYTRTVETELYFSTTAVCITEVIKLFLSVGILAKETGSLARLITSLKENVFGSPTELLKLSVPSLVYALQNNMAFVALSNLDAAVYQVTYQLKIPCTALCTVLMLNRTLSKLQWFSVFMLCGGVTLVQWKPAQATKVQVEQNPWLGFGAIAVAVLCSGFAGVYFEKVLKSSDTSLWVRNIQMYLSGIAVTLFGVYMSDGAQVLEKGFFYGYTYYVWFVIFLASVGGLYTSVVVKYTDNIMKGFSAAAAIVLSTVASVILFGLQITVTFSLGALLVCISIYLYGLPRQDTTKIQPSETKSSKERLATV from the exons ATGTCGCCTCCGAAAG aaaatgtcaGCTTACTGTTCAAGTTGTACTGCCTCACGGTGATGACCCTGGTTGCTGCCACATACACAGTCGCACTGCGGTACACGAGGACAGTGGAGACAGAACTCTACTTTTCAACGACAGCTGTGTGCATCACTGAAGTTATCAAGTTGTTCTTGAGTGTGGGCATCTTGGCTAA agaaaCTGGAAGTCTGGCAAGGTTAAtaacatctttaaaagaaaatgtatttggaagTCCTACAGAATTGCTAAAATTAAGTGTTCCATCTTTGGTGTATGCCCTCCAAAACAATATGGCATTTGTGGCTCTTAGCAACTTGGATGCGGCAGTCTACCAG GTGACGTACCAGCTAAAGATCCCTTGTACAGCTTTATGTACAGTCCTAATGCTAAACCGTACCCTTAGTAAGTTGCAGTGGTTCTCTGTCTTCATGCTGTGTGGTGGTGTTACCCTTGTCCAGTGGAAACCTGCCCAGGCTACAAAAGTACAG GTGGAGCAGAATCCATGGCTAGGGTTTGGAGCGATCGCTGTTGCTGTACTGTGCTCAGGATTTGCAG gagtttATTTTGAGAAGGTCTTAAAGAGTTCAGATACTTCCTTGTGGGTGAGGAATATTCAGATGTACTTATCTGGGATTGCGGTGACTTTGTTTGGTGTGTACATGTCAGACGGAGCCCAAGTTCTTGAGAAAGGGTTTTTCTATGGCTATACATACTACGTCTGGTTTGTCATCT TTCTCGCCAGTGTAGGTGGCCTCTACACTTCGGTCGTTGTTAAGTACACAGATAACATTATGAAAGGCTTCTCTGCAGCGGCAGCCATTGTTCTTTCTACTGTGGCATCAGTCATCCTCTTTGGCCTCCAGATAA CTGTTACCTTCTCCCTGGGTGCTCTCCTGGTGTGTATTTCTATTTACCTCTATGGATTACCTCGACAAGACACCACAAAAATCCAGCCATCAGAGACTAAGAGCTCAAAAGAGAGACTTGCTACTGTGTGA
- the SLC35A1 gene encoding CMP-sialic acid transporter isoform X1, giving the protein MSPPKGEAGGAENVSLLFKLYCLTVMTLVAATYTVALRYTRTVETELYFSTTAVCITEVIKLFLSVGILAKETGSLARLITSLKENVFGSPTELLKLSVPSLVYALQNNMAFVALSNLDAAVYQVTYQLKIPCTALCTVLMLNRTLSKLQWFSVFMLCGGVTLVQWKPAQATKVQVEQNPWLGFGAIAVAVLCSGFAGVYFEKVLKSSDTSLWVRNIQMYLSGIAVTLFGVYMSDGAQVLEKGFFYGYTYYVWFVIFLASVGGLYTSVVVKYTDNIMKGFSAAAAIVLSTVASVILFGLQITVTFSLGALLVCISIYLYGLPRQDTTKIQPSETKSSKERLATV; this is encoded by the exons ATGTCGCCTCCGAAAGGTGAGGCCGGCGGCGCGG aaaatgtcaGCTTACTGTTCAAGTTGTACTGCCTCACGGTGATGACCCTGGTTGCTGCCACATACACAGTCGCACTGCGGTACACGAGGACAGTGGAGACAGAACTCTACTTTTCAACGACAGCTGTGTGCATCACTGAAGTTATCAAGTTGTTCTTGAGTGTGGGCATCTTGGCTAA agaaaCTGGAAGTCTGGCAAGGTTAAtaacatctttaaaagaaaatgtatttggaagTCCTACAGAATTGCTAAAATTAAGTGTTCCATCTTTGGTGTATGCCCTCCAAAACAATATGGCATTTGTGGCTCTTAGCAACTTGGATGCGGCAGTCTACCAG GTGACGTACCAGCTAAAGATCCCTTGTACAGCTTTATGTACAGTCCTAATGCTAAACCGTACCCTTAGTAAGTTGCAGTGGTTCTCTGTCTTCATGCTGTGTGGTGGTGTTACCCTTGTCCAGTGGAAACCTGCCCAGGCTACAAAAGTACAG GTGGAGCAGAATCCATGGCTAGGGTTTGGAGCGATCGCTGTTGCTGTACTGTGCTCAGGATTTGCAG gagtttATTTTGAGAAGGTCTTAAAGAGTTCAGATACTTCCTTGTGGGTGAGGAATATTCAGATGTACTTATCTGGGATTGCGGTGACTTTGTTTGGTGTGTACATGTCAGACGGAGCCCAAGTTCTTGAGAAAGGGTTTTTCTATGGCTATACATACTACGTCTGGTTTGTCATCT TTCTCGCCAGTGTAGGTGGCCTCTACACTTCGGTCGTTGTTAAGTACACAGATAACATTATGAAAGGCTTCTCTGCAGCGGCAGCCATTGTTCTTTCTACTGTGGCATCAGTCATCCTCTTTGGCCTCCAGATAA CTGTTACCTTCTCCCTGGGTGCTCTCCTGGTGTGTATTTCTATTTACCTCTATGGATTACCTCGACAAGACACCACAAAAATCCAGCCATCAGAGACTAAGAGCTCAAAAGAGAGACTTGCTACTGTGTGA
- the CFAP206 gene encoding cilia- and flagella-associated protein 206 isoform X3, with amino-acid sequence MQVYFDMNYANRAELLKEQLRVLEGRLAPVLRGITGSQPHVQEEMENVYRKIISYVLLSSGLGSPTDTAVVREVTAALQSVFPQTEMITFISLSKKNKEQQLKNLAMLVTGIRLYNKECGKGGSNIDDLPGILSEAIPSATRVVDEDLNTCHTLAHQYTALLESMQEDQHRYTQLRSFKLKEALFNVRQYETFLCILLSDAITGAQEVEKMNVQFAATVEQLKNTVQNKASVDTKEVFPLFVALSNLWTSFQNEMLLLSFLTNMINNLQQFLEIHSQLFPEEVLMSLLEGVTVKSDEERIRETMGTRVNVSDFKNQEWLFPETADNFDQLLIQYHGFCAHAIGVKGLTLPGNPAIGILKHKERYYVFSSKEAAYIFAQDPDKFIQLNAEKAKEHAELIQLLELRHQFEYLAPYAQARNTDKCLMKPTIKCDNSTQTDTHILPPTIVTSYEWNEWELRRKAIKLANLRRKLTHATQTDLSHMRRQNSTQVYLPKDVSTQTKRDNSSNVPRPQIFLEGLQGGSSPTTHMVKVDLTRAVDET; translated from the exons ATGCAAGTTTACTTTGATATGAACTATGCAAACCGAG CTGAATTACTCAAAGAGCAGCTCCGGGTTCTGGAGGGAAGGCTGGCTCCTGTGCTCAGAGGTATCACAGGTAGTCAACCTCATGTGCAAGAAGAAATGGAGAATGTGTATCGCAAGATCATTAGCTATGTGCTGCTGAGCTCTGGCCTGGGATCCCCAACCGATACTGCGGTTGTCAGGGAGGTAACAG CTGCCCTGCAGAGTGTGTTCCCCCAGACAGAGATGATTACTTTCATCTCGCTCAGTAAGAAGAACAAAGAGCAACAGCTGAAAAATCTCGCCATGTTAGTCACAGGAATTCGGTTGTACAACAAGGAAtgtgggaaaggaggaagcaacatTGATGACC TGCCAGGCATTCTGAGTGAAGCCATTCCGTCAGCTACACGGGTTGTCGATGAAGATCTTAATACTTGCCATACGCTAGCCCACCAGTACACAGCTCTGTTGGAATCGATGCAGGAGGACCAACACAGATATACACAGCTCcgttcttttaaattaaaagaagcaCTGTTCAATGTGAGACAATATGAGACCTTCCTTTGCATCCTTCTG TCTGATGCAATTACAGGTGCTCAAGAAGTTGAAAAGATGAATGTGCAGTTTGCAGCAACAGTGGAGCAGCTGAAAAACACAGTGCAGAATAAGGCTTCTGTAGATACCAAAGaagttttt cCTCTATTTGTTGCACTTTCTAACCTCTGGACCAGCTTTCAGAATGAGATGCTACTGCTAAGCTTCCTCACAAATATGATTAACAATCTGCAACAGTTCTTGGAAATCCATTCACAGCTTTTTCCTGAGGAAGTGCTAATGTCTCTTCTGGAAGGAGTGACTGTGAAAAGTGATGAGGAAAGAATAAGAGAAACCATGG GAACCAGAGTGAATGTTTCTGATTTCAAGAACCAAGAGTGGCTTTTTCCAGAAACTGCTGATAATTTTGATCAGTTGCTAATCCAGTACCATGGTTTCTGTGCACATGCAATTGGTGTGAAAGGCCTCACCCTCCCAG gaAATCCTGCTATTGGAATTTTGAAGCACAAGGAGAGATATTATGTTTTCAGTTCCAAAGAAGCTGCATACATCTTTGCTCAAGATCCAGATAAGTTCATTCAACTGaatgcagaaaaagcaaaagaacatgCAGAGCTAATTCAACTGCTCGAGCTTCGTCACCAGTTTGAATACCTTGCTCCGTATGCACAG gcCAGAAATACAGACAAATGTTTGATGAAACCAACCATAAAATGTGACAATAGTACTCAAACTGATACTCATATCTTGCCTCCAACTATTGTGACATCCTATGAATGGAATGAATGGGAACTGAGAAGAAAAGCTATAAAATTG GCCAATTTGCGACGCAAATTAACTCATGCCACGCAGACTGATCTCAGCCATATGAGAAGACAGAACTCCACCCAAGTGTACTTGCCAAAAGATGTTAGCACCCAGACTAAGCGTGACAACTCAAGCAATGTACCCAGACCACAGATTTTCTTGGAAGGTCTCCAAGGAGGATCATCTCCTACTACTCATATGGTCAAAGTAGACTTAACAAGAGCAGTAGATGAAACCTAA
- the CFAP206 gene encoding cilia- and flagella-associated protein 206 isoform X2 has translation MDCDLTESVIKKIIREVGQECATQGQTVSETLVAFMLCVTRLLDTTNPSLSTIKMQVYFDMNYANRAELLKEQLRVLEGRLAPVLRGITGSQPHVQEEMENVYRKIISYVLLSSGLGSPTDTAVVREVTAALQSVFPQTEMITFISLSKKNKEQQLKNLAMLVTGIRLYNKECGKGGSNIDDLPGILSEAIPSATRVVDEDLNTCHTLAHQYTALLESMQEDQHRYTQLRSFKLKEALFNVRQYETFLCILLSDAITGAQEVEKMNVQFAATVEQLKNTVQNKASVDTKEVFPLFVALSNLWTSFQNEMLLLSFLTNMINNLQQFLEIHSQLFPEEVLMSLLEGVTVKSDEERIRETMGTRVNVSDFKNQEWLFPETADNFDQLLIQYHGFCAHAIGVKGLTLPGNPAIGILKHKERYYVFSSKEAAYIFAQDPDKFIQLNAEKAKEHAELIQLLELRHQFEYLAPYAQARNTDKCLMKPTIKCDNSTQTDTHILPPTIVTSYEWNEWELRRKAIKLANLRRKLTHATQTDLSHMRRQNSTQVYLPKDVSTQTKRDNSSNVPRPQIFLEGLQGGSSPTTHMVKVDLTRAVDET, from the exons CTCTGTGTTACCAGGCTGCTTGACACAACAAACCCATCCCTGAGCACGATTAAGATGCAAGTTTACTTTGATATGAACTATGCAAACCGAG CTGAATTACTCAAAGAGCAGCTCCGGGTTCTGGAGGGAAGGCTGGCTCCTGTGCTCAGAGGTATCACAGGTAGTCAACCTCATGTGCAAGAAGAAATGGAGAATGTGTATCGCAAGATCATTAGCTATGTGCTGCTGAGCTCTGGCCTGGGATCCCCAACCGATACTGCGGTTGTCAGGGAGGTAACAG CTGCCCTGCAGAGTGTGTTCCCCCAGACAGAGATGATTACTTTCATCTCGCTCAGTAAGAAGAACAAAGAGCAACAGCTGAAAAATCTCGCCATGTTAGTCACAGGAATTCGGTTGTACAACAAGGAAtgtgggaaaggaggaagcaacatTGATGACC TGCCAGGCATTCTGAGTGAAGCCATTCCGTCAGCTACACGGGTTGTCGATGAAGATCTTAATACTTGCCATACGCTAGCCCACCAGTACACAGCTCTGTTGGAATCGATGCAGGAGGACCAACACAGATATACACAGCTCcgttcttttaaattaaaagaagcaCTGTTCAATGTGAGACAATATGAGACCTTCCTTTGCATCCTTCTG TCTGATGCAATTACAGGTGCTCAAGAAGTTGAAAAGATGAATGTGCAGTTTGCAGCAACAGTGGAGCAGCTGAAAAACACAGTGCAGAATAAGGCTTCTGTAGATACCAAAGaagttttt cCTCTATTTGTTGCACTTTCTAACCTCTGGACCAGCTTTCAGAATGAGATGCTACTGCTAAGCTTCCTCACAAATATGATTAACAATCTGCAACAGTTCTTGGAAATCCATTCACAGCTTTTTCCTGAGGAAGTGCTAATGTCTCTTCTGGAAGGAGTGACTGTGAAAAGTGATGAGGAAAGAATAAGAGAAACCATGG GAACCAGAGTGAATGTTTCTGATTTCAAGAACCAAGAGTGGCTTTTTCCAGAAACTGCTGATAATTTTGATCAGTTGCTAATCCAGTACCATGGTTTCTGTGCACATGCAATTGGTGTGAAAGGCCTCACCCTCCCAG gaAATCCTGCTATTGGAATTTTGAAGCACAAGGAGAGATATTATGTTTTCAGTTCCAAAGAAGCTGCATACATCTTTGCTCAAGATCCAGATAAGTTCATTCAACTGaatgcagaaaaagcaaaagaacatgCAGAGCTAATTCAACTGCTCGAGCTTCGTCACCAGTTTGAATACCTTGCTCCGTATGCACAG gcCAGAAATACAGACAAATGTTTGATGAAACCAACCATAAAATGTGACAATAGTACTCAAACTGATACTCATATCTTGCCTCCAACTATTGTGACATCCTATGAATGGAATGAATGGGAACTGAGAAGAAAAGCTATAAAATTG GCCAATTTGCGACGCAAATTAACTCATGCCACGCAGACTGATCTCAGCCATATGAGAAGACAGAACTCCACCCAAGTGTACTTGCCAAAAGATGTTAGCACCCAGACTAAGCGTGACAACTCAAGCAATGTACCCAGACCACAGATTTTCTTGGAAGGTCTCCAAGGAGGATCATCTCCTACTACTCATATGGTCAAAGTAGACTTAACAAGAGCAGTAGATGAAACCTAA
- the CFAP206 gene encoding cilia- and flagella-associated protein 206 isoform X1, with protein MDCDLTESVIKKIIREVGQECATQGQTVSETLVAFMVKAVVLDPRNDFSVDQILTKKDVQNLIQLCVTRLLDTTNPSLSTIKMQVYFDMNYANRAELLKEQLRVLEGRLAPVLRGITGSQPHVQEEMENVYRKIISYVLLSSGLGSPTDTAVVREVTAALQSVFPQTEMITFISLSKKNKEQQLKNLAMLVTGIRLYNKECGKGGSNIDDLPGILSEAIPSATRVVDEDLNTCHTLAHQYTALLESMQEDQHRYTQLRSFKLKEALFNVRQYETFLCILLSDAITGAQEVEKMNVQFAATVEQLKNTVQNKASVDTKEVFPLFVALSNLWTSFQNEMLLLSFLTNMINNLQQFLEIHSQLFPEEVLMSLLEGVTVKSDEERIRETMGTRVNVSDFKNQEWLFPETADNFDQLLIQYHGFCAHAIGVKGLTLPGNPAIGILKHKERYYVFSSKEAAYIFAQDPDKFIQLNAEKAKEHAELIQLLELRHQFEYLAPYAQARNTDKCLMKPTIKCDNSTQTDTHILPPTIVTSYEWNEWELRRKAIKLANLRRKLTHATQTDLSHMRRQNSTQVYLPKDVSTQTKRDNSSNVPRPQIFLEGLQGGSSPTTHMVKVDLTRAVDET; from the exons TTATCCAG CTCTGTGTTACCAGGCTGCTTGACACAACAAACCCATCCCTGAGCACGATTAAGATGCAAGTTTACTTTGATATGAACTATGCAAACCGAG CTGAATTACTCAAAGAGCAGCTCCGGGTTCTGGAGGGAAGGCTGGCTCCTGTGCTCAGAGGTATCACAGGTAGTCAACCTCATGTGCAAGAAGAAATGGAGAATGTGTATCGCAAGATCATTAGCTATGTGCTGCTGAGCTCTGGCCTGGGATCCCCAACCGATACTGCGGTTGTCAGGGAGGTAACAG CTGCCCTGCAGAGTGTGTTCCCCCAGACAGAGATGATTACTTTCATCTCGCTCAGTAAGAAGAACAAAGAGCAACAGCTGAAAAATCTCGCCATGTTAGTCACAGGAATTCGGTTGTACAACAAGGAAtgtgggaaaggaggaagcaacatTGATGACC TGCCAGGCATTCTGAGTGAAGCCATTCCGTCAGCTACACGGGTTGTCGATGAAGATCTTAATACTTGCCATACGCTAGCCCACCAGTACACAGCTCTGTTGGAATCGATGCAGGAGGACCAACACAGATATACACAGCTCcgttcttttaaattaaaagaagcaCTGTTCAATGTGAGACAATATGAGACCTTCCTTTGCATCCTTCTG TCTGATGCAATTACAGGTGCTCAAGAAGTTGAAAAGATGAATGTGCAGTTTGCAGCAACAGTGGAGCAGCTGAAAAACACAGTGCAGAATAAGGCTTCTGTAGATACCAAAGaagttttt cCTCTATTTGTTGCACTTTCTAACCTCTGGACCAGCTTTCAGAATGAGATGCTACTGCTAAGCTTCCTCACAAATATGATTAACAATCTGCAACAGTTCTTGGAAATCCATTCACAGCTTTTTCCTGAGGAAGTGCTAATGTCTCTTCTGGAAGGAGTGACTGTGAAAAGTGATGAGGAAAGAATAAGAGAAACCATGG GAACCAGAGTGAATGTTTCTGATTTCAAGAACCAAGAGTGGCTTTTTCCAGAAACTGCTGATAATTTTGATCAGTTGCTAATCCAGTACCATGGTTTCTGTGCACATGCAATTGGTGTGAAAGGCCTCACCCTCCCAG gaAATCCTGCTATTGGAATTTTGAAGCACAAGGAGAGATATTATGTTTTCAGTTCCAAAGAAGCTGCATACATCTTTGCTCAAGATCCAGATAAGTTCATTCAACTGaatgcagaaaaagcaaaagaacatgCAGAGCTAATTCAACTGCTCGAGCTTCGTCACCAGTTTGAATACCTTGCTCCGTATGCACAG gcCAGAAATACAGACAAATGTTTGATGAAACCAACCATAAAATGTGACAATAGTACTCAAACTGATACTCATATCTTGCCTCCAACTATTGTGACATCCTATGAATGGAATGAATGGGAACTGAGAAGAAAAGCTATAAAATTG GCCAATTTGCGACGCAAATTAACTCATGCCACGCAGACTGATCTCAGCCATATGAGAAGACAGAACTCCACCCAAGTGTACTTGCCAAAAGATGTTAGCACCCAGACTAAGCGTGACAACTCAAGCAATGTACCCAGACCACAGATTTTCTTGGAAGGTCTCCAAGGAGGATCATCTCCTACTACTCATATGGTCAAAGTAGACTTAACAAGAGCAGTAGATGAAACCTAA